One part of the Pannonibacter sp. XCT-53 genome encodes these proteins:
- a CDS encoding rod-binding protein, with translation MLTSTSTIPALHTLPASTLAARNADPETQIKEAARAYEAVFLNTMLQSMFSGLEEGGAWGGGAGSETWQGMLVDEFAKNIAGRGGIGIAATLERELLTLQEIPQ, from the coding sequence ATGTTGACCAGCACAAGCACCATCCCGGCCCTGCACACCCTGCCCGCCAGCACGCTGGCCGCACGCAACGCCGATCCCGAGACCCAGATCAAGGAAGCGGCCCGCGCCTACGAGGCCGTGTTCCTCAACACCATGCTTCAGTCCATGTTCTCCGGTCTGGAGGAAGGCGGGGCCTGGGGCGGCGGCGCGGGCTCGGAGACCTGGCAGGGGATGCTCGTCGACGAATTTGCAAAGAACATCGCCGGGCGCGGCGGCATCGGAATTGCCGCGACCCTCGAACGTGAACTGCTGACCCTGCAGGAGATACCCCAGTGA